One Paenisporosarcina sp. FSL H8-0542 genomic region harbors:
- a CDS encoding DUF6241 domain-containing protein produces MKETSGPFKLTKIQKGLLILTFLSVVGIILYAIYGQEAPIIKKDGTIMEKTTEDGGKIIEVKEVRNMPVEEEFPMDMPDFQVGQVIHQMSHQKIEAEEKWGFLPLTAERVARLKEVVENGDYQNKSRYISILNRWAENDFTQIDKDHNTIWTMQGGTVGRATGILSYEEEKQFIEKYYE; encoded by the coding sequence ATGAAGGAAACTAGCGGACCATTTAAATTGACCAAAATCCAAAAAGGATTGTTAATACTCACTTTTTTATCAGTCGTGGGAATTATCCTGTACGCTATTTATGGACAAGAAGCACCTATCATAAAAAAAGACGGAACCATTATGGAAAAAACGACTGAAGATGGCGGGAAAATTATTGAAGTTAAAGAAGTGAGAAATATGCCTGTGGAAGAAGAATTTCCGATGGATATGCCTGACTTTCAAGTCGGACAAGTGATTCATCAAATGAGTCATCAGAAAATCGAGGCTGAAGAAAAGTGGGGGTTTCTCCCGCTAACCGCTGAAAGAGTGGCAAGGTTAAAAGAAGTTGTAGAAAATGGTGATTATCAAAATAAAAGCCGTTATATAAGTATTCTTAATCGATGGGCGGAAAATGATTTCACACAAATAGATAAAGATCACAATACGATTTGGACTATGCAGGGAGGGACTGTCGGCAGGGCTACGGGAATTCTCAGTTATGAAGAAGAAAAACAATTTATTGAAAAATATTACGAATAA
- a CDS encoding S8 family serine peptidase has translation MAASFNNSGGAGVAPNIKIMPINVFTGDSASSYDVGEAIIYAADHHADIINLSLGGSYTYAMDYATQYAKAKDVLIIAAAGNERSCELSYPAALDGVIGVSATDSNDEITEFSNYGSYIDLAAPGEGIFSSLSGSKYGALDGTSMAAPVVSGVAALVLSKNPLLTSDQLEKILTKSSVDLYHRGWDDFYGYGRVDAYRALQFTTSAISNLKLSSTKFTMNGSNKTAFSFEGVKGSKISLYLQNSKGTTIKKIVSYKDWSGGKFSASWDGRMDNGMYASTGTYKIIAAVSGNGENLHLSATLKVIDKIVPSINLSGSVNYSPTVTGKLTVPYELNKNAKVTAFIKDKNNKIIKSILNNSSVSRGQRTVQWDGKDSEGNRVKDGVYSLEMSLVDANKIKGTSRKFSITVDTIIPTAKIALSSELMKLNGSLLNMGKIDVSETVFLTTYVANDMGVKVRKIDTEKSIKKGAYSLSWDGKNDNSEFVAEGNYHLLIELLDSAGNKASLKSTTFAFQDWNQPVIEGAASYFFTSDGKQTFSYKLSKPGIVTIQLFKNDNLVSTIEQNVPKSQGNQSFVWDGKDQSGTILPDGQYSYKISIVDAYNLSQTYRGIMNIALTQIEIQYPTVVQFIDDDTAEIFYKLSQQANVTIEIYDGNAKIRTIISDKKTDKGINHFIWDGYDDNGDLVYSDELIYKIKVINTSGNEQTVLGKITNDDLPIWLVDHKYTFSSSDNYSTYYTHLKLTLVVKAPVKVELFVWDSYNDLIDEKEYNLKNGINNLVYTKFPVASVNTYGLLYTDSLGNQYFFTIEEAY, from the coding sequence ATAGCGGCATCCTTCAATAATTCGGGAGGTGCCGGAGTCGCCCCGAATATTAAAATCATGCCAATCAATGTTTTTACAGGGGATTCCGCGAGTAGCTATGATGTTGGTGAAGCCATTATTTATGCTGCTGACCACCATGCTGATATCATCAATTTGAGTCTAGGTGGGAGCTATACCTACGCAATGGATTACGCCACACAATATGCAAAAGCAAAAGATGTATTGATTATTGCGGCTGCAGGTAATGAAAGAAGTTGCGAATTGAGTTATCCCGCTGCACTTGATGGCGTTATTGGGGTTAGCGCCACTGATTCGAATGACGAAATTACCGAGTTCTCAAATTATGGAAGTTATATTGATTTAGCTGCCCCTGGCGAAGGTATTTTTTCTTCTCTTTCCGGAAGTAAATATGGAGCATTGGACGGGACGTCTATGGCGGCTCCCGTTGTTTCAGGAGTTGCTGCTTTGGTTCTTTCTAAAAATCCTTTGTTAACCTCTGATCAGCTAGAAAAAATCCTAACTAAGTCTTCAGTCGATTTATACCATAGAGGCTGGGACGATTTTTATGGATATGGTCGCGTTGATGCATATCGGGCACTTCAATTCACTACTTCAGCCATATCAAATCTCAAATTATCCTCTACAAAATTTACGATGAATGGATCAAATAAGACTGCTTTTTCATTTGAAGGTGTTAAAGGTTCAAAAATCTCGTTGTATCTTCAGAACTCGAAAGGCACCACCATCAAAAAAATCGTTTCCTATAAGGATTGGTCCGGGGGCAAGTTTTCGGCATCATGGGATGGAAGAATGGATAATGGCATGTATGCTTCCACCGGTACTTATAAAATAATAGCTGCAGTGAGCGGCAATGGAGAAAACCTTCATTTATCTGCTACTTTGAAAGTAATTGATAAAATAGTTCCATCTATTAATTTATCTGGATCAGTCAACTATTCCCCAACTGTTACTGGAAAATTAACTGTTCCCTACGAATTGAATAAGAATGCTAAAGTTACTGCCTTTATTAAAGATAAAAATAATAAGATCATTAAGTCCATCTTAAACAATTCCTCTGTTTCAAGAGGTCAAAGGACTGTTCAGTGGGATGGGAAAGACAGCGAAGGTAACCGAGTAAAAGATGGAGTTTACAGCCTTGAGATGTCACTGGTTGATGCCAACAAAATAAAAGGCACCTCTCGCAAGTTCAGCATCACCGTGGACACAATAATTCCAACAGCAAAAATAGCTTTGTCTTCGGAACTGATGAAGTTAAATGGGTCTTTGCTGAATATGGGCAAAATCGATGTGAGTGAAACCGTATTTTTAACCACTTATGTTGCAAATGATATGGGAGTTAAAGTCAGAAAAATTGATACTGAGAAATCCATTAAAAAAGGAGCATATTCATTAAGTTGGGATGGAAAAAATGACAATTCAGAGTTTGTAGCTGAAGGAAACTACCACTTATTAATCGAGCTTCTTGACAGTGCTGGAAATAAAGCTTCTTTGAAATCCACTACTTTCGCCTTTCAGGATTGGAATCAGCCCGTTATTGAAGGCGCTGCAAGTTACTTTTTTACAAGTGACGGAAAACAAACTTTTTCATATAAACTAAGCAAGCCCGGCATCGTCACCATTCAACTATTCAAGAATGATAATTTGGTAAGCACGATTGAGCAGAATGTTCCCAAATCCCAAGGAAATCAATCATTCGTTTGGGATGGAAAAGACCAGTCTGGAACAATCCTTCCAGACGGACAGTACTCTTATAAAATTTCAATTGTGGATGCATATAACTTATCCCAGACATACAGAGGAATTATGAATATTGCTTTAACGCAAATTGAAATTCAATATCCTACTGTTGTTCAGTTTATTGATGACGATACAGCAGAAATCTTCTATAAATTATCTCAACAAGCAAATGTCACAATAGAAATTTATGACGGCAATGCCAAGATACGGACTATTATTAGCGACAAGAAAACTGACAAAGGAATTAATCATTTTATATGGGATGGTTATGATGACAATGGTGATCTGGTCTATTCAGATGAATTAATATATAAAATAAAAGTCATCAATACTTCAGGCAACGAACAAACAGTATTAGGAAAAATTACAAATGATGACCTGCCGATTTGGCTGGTGGATCACAAGTACACTTTTTCTTCATCAGATAATTATTCTACCTACTACACGCATCTAAAATTGACACTTGTTGTAAAGGCTCCTGTAAAAGTTGAATTATTTGTATGGGATTCCTACAACGACTTAATCGACGAAAAAGAATATAACTTAAAAAATGGCATCAATAATTTAGTCTATACCAAGTTCCCAGTTGCCTCTGTGAACACTTACGGGTTGCTATATACAGACTCTTTAGGCAATCAATATTTCTTTACGATTGAAGAAGCATACTAG
- a CDS encoding site-2 protease family protein — protein sequence MLITLVIAFTLHEFMHAWMASVFGDDTAKRQGRVTLNPLKHLDIAGTLLIFIAGFGWAKPVPVNAAYFATRRIQSIIVSLVGPLSNFVLAFIGFSIFYFSPQNQTMDEFLNVFVMLNVVLGVFNLLPLPPLDGYRIISSLFPAKIQEKLVPLEAYGSILFLIVVLTPIGDSTLFPFIGNSIDMVMNLFYSIYE from the coding sequence GTGCTCATTACATTGGTAATTGCTTTTACATTGCATGAATTTATGCATGCTTGGATGGCTTCAGTATTTGGAGACGATACGGCAAAAAGACAGGGAAGGGTAACTCTTAATCCACTAAAACACCTGGATATCGCTGGTACACTTTTGATTTTTATAGCGGGGTTTGGTTGGGCAAAACCTGTTCCAGTTAATGCTGCTTATTTCGCAACGAGACGTATACAATCCATCATTGTTAGTTTGGTTGGCCCTCTCAGTAACTTTGTCCTGGCGTTTATTGGGTTTAGCATTTTTTACTTTTCTCCTCAAAATCAAACAATGGATGAATTTCTAAATGTTTTTGTCATGTTGAATGTAGTGTTAGGCGTATTTAATCTGTTACCACTACCACCATTGGACGGGTATCGAATCATTTCCAGTTTATTTCCTGCTAAAATTCAAGAGAAACTTGTGCCCTTAGAAGCTTACGGCTCCATTTTGTTTTTAATTGTGGTACTGACACCGATTGGGGATAGTACACTGTTTCCATTCATCGGAAACAGTATAGATATGGTAATGAATTTGTTCTATTCTATTTATGAATGA
- a CDS encoding DUF2804 domain-containing protein has protein sequence MQKVRQHAEREIITPIALCDSKGNLNPAAIGFSRKPLIDSNLSGHFMRKKKWNYWCVYGEDILFSASIRHLDYAAVCCVYFLDYETQRFFEKTITIPLGQRVQMPNQVLETVKFSNNEMSVQLFHMQNETHMTVTIPDFDGDLLHADLHIEHPENDDTLNVVIPWNRQLFQYTAKHHTLPTRGFVKIGDKRYSFNPEDSYAVLDYGRGVWSRKASWNWAMASQRVGKQRIGLNLGGKWTDGTGMTENAVFVDGHMSKISEDVIFSYDDTDYMKPWHIRSKFSRDVDLTFTPFFKREAKINARLVTSEIHQLVGYYHGFVYLDDGSRLPITQLLGSIDEHKAKW, from the coding sequence ATGCAAAAAGTGCGACAACATGCAGAGCGTGAAATTATTACGCCCATTGCATTATGCGATTCGAAAGGAAATTTGAACCCTGCAGCAATAGGTTTTTCCCGAAAACCGTTAATCGATAGTAATTTATCCGGACATTTTATGCGCAAGAAAAAATGGAATTACTGGTGTGTGTATGGTGAAGATATTTTATTTTCAGCAAGCATTCGCCATTTGGATTACGCAGCGGTTTGTTGTGTATATTTCCTTGATTATGAAACTCAACGCTTTTTTGAGAAGACTATTACGATTCCATTGGGTCAACGTGTACAAATGCCGAATCAAGTACTTGAAACTGTGAAATTTTCAAATAATGAAATGAGTGTTCAGTTGTTCCATATGCAAAATGAAACGCATATGACGGTTACCATTCCCGACTTTGATGGTGATTTGCTCCATGCGGATTTACATATTGAGCATCCTGAAAATGACGATACTTTGAATGTCGTCATTCCGTGGAATCGTCAACTCTTTCAATATACGGCCAAGCATCATACTCTACCGACGCGCGGTTTTGTGAAAATTGGGGACAAGCGTTATTCATTTAATCCTGAAGATAGCTATGCCGTGCTGGATTATGGTCGCGGCGTTTGGTCAAGAAAAGCTTCGTGGAACTGGGCGATGGCCTCTCAACGTGTTGGCAAACAGCGCATCGGCCTTAACTTAGGCGGAAAATGGACCGATGGAACAGGTATGACGGAAAACGCAGTATTTGTCGATGGTCACATGTCAAAAATCTCGGAAGATGTCATTTTTTCTTATGATGATACCGATTATATGAAACCTTGGCATATCCGGTCCAAATTTTCACGTGATGTCGATTTGACGTTTACCCCATTTTTCAAACGTGAAGCGAAGATAAACGCTCGTCTCGTCACATCAGAAATCCATCAATTAGTCGGTTACTATCACGGCTTCGTTTATTTGGACGATGGCTCTCGCCTACCTATCACACAATTGCTAGGAAGTATCGATGAGCACAAAGCTAAGTGGTAA
- a CDS encoding DegV family protein, with product MSKKPIAWVVDSTAYISDTLAAHPDVHVVPLAIHFGQEQYADGIDLTSDELYDRIRNAEEFPKTSQPAAGEFAKLYEQISENYEAILAVHVSAKLSGTISSSKTGAEIAEVHMECVDSLALSTGITKLVERGIVLQERGMKLEEIAAQLRNEVKNLRNYILIGNLNQLYKGGRMNGVQFFLGSLLQVKPIIQITAEGELKAFDKVRSQKKALNYLVDKAVAAYEQDNVRSIDLMHGNVAEQAEALKNLIQEKVPGLEVRVGAISSVLAVHAGEGTIAILWHVPAE from the coding sequence ATGTCAAAAAAACCAATTGCATGGGTTGTGGATAGTACCGCTTATATCAGCGATACACTTGCTGCCCACCCCGATGTACATGTTGTACCATTAGCCATCCATTTTGGACAGGAACAATATGCGGATGGAATTGATTTAACTTCGGATGAACTTTATGATCGTATTCGGAATGCAGAAGAATTCCCAAAGACTTCACAACCAGCTGCAGGTGAATTTGCCAAACTCTATGAACAAATTAGTGAAAACTATGAAGCTATTCTGGCTGTGCATGTATCAGCGAAATTGAGCGGAACGATATCTTCATCCAAAACAGGTGCAGAAATTGCAGAAGTCCATATGGAATGCGTTGACTCTCTTGCTCTTTCTACAGGCATTACCAAACTTGTAGAACGCGGAATCGTTTTGCAAGAACGTGGAATGAAACTGGAAGAAATTGCAGCACAACTTCGTAACGAAGTGAAAAACTTGCGCAATTATATTTTAATAGGAAACTTGAACCAACTATATAAAGGCGGACGCATGAATGGCGTTCAATTTTTCTTGGGAAGCTTATTGCAAGTAAAACCGATCATCCAAATTACTGCAGAAGGTGAATTGAAAGCGTTTGATAAAGTTCGTTCCCAAAAGAAAGCGCTCAACTACTTAGTCGATAAAGCCGTTGCCGCTTATGAACAGGATAACGTACGTTCGATTGACCTGATGCATGGCAATGTTGCGGAGCAAGCGGAAGCATTGAAAAACCTGATTCAAGAGAAAGTACCCGGCTTGGAAGTTCGCGTAGGTGCCATCAGTTCGGTCCTGGCAGTTCATGCTGGTGAAGGCACAATCGCTATATTATGGCACGTACCAGCTGAATAG
- a CDS encoding glycerol-3-phosphate acyltransferase produces MIIYFLASYLVGNILTAWWVGKLYKTDLRHYRSGNLGARNAGAVIGNFAFLLTFLGDALKGVLVIFAGNYFGFAEWAVAMGGLLVICGHIFPFWLKGRGGKGIATFVGIGLTFNLLFALTFIIVFLLVFTIIRSATLSMIIAYFAYIGSVIYLNELQNAWPIVLAILLIMYRHRFDIKQSLDEQKWKRS; encoded by the coding sequence ATGATCATTTATTTCTTGGCCAGCTATTTAGTGGGCAATATTCTGACCGCCTGGTGGGTAGGGAAATTGTATAAAACCGATTTACGCCACTACAGAAGCGGTAATTTAGGAGCGCGCAATGCAGGAGCCGTGATTGGCAATTTCGCATTTCTGCTCACTTTTTTAGGTGATGCATTGAAAGGTGTACTGGTAATCTTTGCAGGAAACTATTTCGGCTTTGCCGAATGGGCAGTGGCAATGGGTGGTCTGTTGGTCATATGCGGACATATCTTTCCTTTTTGGTTGAAAGGTAGAGGCGGAAAAGGCATTGCCACTTTCGTCGGAATTGGCCTGACATTCAATCTATTATTTGCATTGACGTTCATTATTGTCTTTTTACTGGTGTTTACGATCATTCGAAGTGCAACACTGAGCATGATTATAGCTTATTTTGCGTATATTGGATCAGTAATCTATTTAAATGAACTTCAAAACGCATGGCCAATCGTACTTGCCATACTTCTCATAATGTATCGACATCGCTTTGACATCAAACAATCTTTGGATGAACAAAAATGGAAACGCTCGTAA
- a CDS encoding nitroreductase, whose product MNEQSLSVREAILQRRSVKNFNGQPVERETLMTVLDEAKWAPNHGNREPWRLVVACGKELNELHTVLREFGVTKWKDLSEDELTKQMKKFTTPGAYAFVIVNEDVRQKERLEDYAATSCYIQNAQLLAWDLGIGSCWKTPPFIDAPKFREALGVKQGERIISMLQFGYFDEMPKARPRKDVEEFVTFFGSND is encoded by the coding sequence ATGAATGAACAATCTTTATCAGTACGCGAAGCAATACTTCAACGTCGCTCGGTCAAAAATTTCAACGGACAACCTGTGGAACGCGAAACATTAATGACAGTTTTGGATGAAGCTAAATGGGCACCAAATCACGGAAATCGTGAGCCTTGGAGATTGGTTGTCGCTTGTGGGAAAGAATTGAATGAACTACATACAGTGTTGCGAGAGTTTGGCGTAACAAAATGGAAAGATCTTTCTGAAGACGAGTTAACGAAACAAATGAAGAAATTCACTACCCCAGGGGCATATGCATTTGTCATTGTTAATGAAGACGTCCGTCAAAAAGAACGGTTGGAAGACTATGCAGCTACAAGTTGTTATATCCAAAATGCTCAACTGCTTGCTTGGGATTTGGGAATCGGTTCATGTTGGAAAACTCCGCCATTCATTGATGCTCCAAAATTCCGTGAAGCACTAGGGGTTAAACAAGGTGAGCGCATCATCAGCATGTTGCAGTTTGGATATTTCGATGAAATGCCAAAAGCAAGACCACGCAAAGATGTTGAGGAATTCGTTACATTTTTCGGTTCAAACGACTAA
- the kynA gene encoding tryptophan 2,3-dioxygenase, which translates to MEKKPMENGQNRAALGEAGLHTDFKENMTYGEYLHLDKLLTAQDGLTDHHDEPLFIMIHQVSELWMKLILHELRAAIKNIENDDLQPAFKQLARVSKIQTQIIQGWDVLSTLTPAEYMEFRSSLGNASGFQSYQYRMIEFALGYKTKHVLKIYEKDEALLNTLTDAFHQPGLYDAAIRKLARAGLPIDEEILQRDVSTPYEPNDSVLEAWKTVYRDVDQYWELYQLAEKLVDIEDWLQQWRFRHMKTVERIIGFKMGTGGSSGVNYLKKVLDQYFFPELWTLRTEI; encoded by the coding sequence ATGGAAAAGAAACCAATGGAAAACGGTCAAAACCGCGCAGCACTTGGAGAAGCAGGACTACATACAGATTTTAAAGAAAACATGACGTACGGGGAGTACCTTCATCTCGATAAATTACTGACAGCGCAGGACGGTTTAACCGATCACCACGATGAACCATTATTTATTATGATTCATCAAGTTTCAGAGTTATGGATGAAGCTGATTTTGCATGAATTGCGTGCAGCCATTAAAAATATTGAAAATGACGATTTGCAACCAGCGTTCAAACAATTAGCGCGCGTATCGAAGATTCAGACGCAAATCATACAAGGGTGGGATGTACTGTCCACTTTGACACCTGCGGAATACATGGAGTTTCGTTCGTCACTTGGCAATGCAAGTGGTTTCCAGTCGTATCAATATCGTATGATTGAGTTTGCACTCGGCTATAAAACGAAGCATGTGCTGAAAATCTATGAAAAAGATGAAGCATTGCTGAACACGTTGACAGATGCATTCCATCAACCAGGTTTATACGATGCTGCGATCAGAAAGCTGGCTCGTGCAGGTCTTCCTATTGATGAAGAAATTCTTCAGCGAGATGTATCGACTCCTTATGAGCCAAACGACAGTGTATTGGAAGCATGGAAGACCGTCTACCGGGATGTCGATCAATACTGGGAACTCTATCAATTAGCGGAGAAGCTCGTGGATATCGAAGACTGGCTGCAACAGTGGCGTTTCCGACATATGAAAACAGTCGAACGAATCATTGGCTTTAAGATGGGGACAGGTGGTTCTTCAGGTGTGAATTACTTAAAAAAAGTGCTGGACCAATATTTCTTCCCGGAACTATGGACTTTACGTACAGAAATTTAA
- a CDS encoding amidase domain-containing protein: protein MYNRQAAVDYANTWWNSNNPAYPVFDVDCTNYISQCLRAGGAPMRGYPNRNKGWWIRGGTWSFSWSTSHALRWYLETSRTGLQAVKVASAWELKLGDVISYDFQGDGRFDHTTIVTGFNENGEPLVNAHTVFARQRNWRYTTSPAYSDDTRYIFFHIKDSFT from the coding sequence ATATACAACCGTCAAGCAGCAGTGGATTATGCAAATACATGGTGGAACTCCAATAATCCAGCTTATCCTGTATTTGATGTCGATTGCACGAATTACATTTCACAGTGCTTGCGTGCAGGAGGAGCGCCAATGCGTGGCTATCCAAACCGTAATAAAGGGTGGTGGATTAGAGGAGGCACGTGGAGCTTCAGCTGGAGTACCTCACATGCACTCCGATGGTATTTGGAAACATCCAGAACCGGTTTACAGGCAGTAAAAGTAGCAAGCGCATGGGAGTTGAAACTTGGAGATGTAATCAGTTACGATTTCCAGGGTGACGGCAGATTTGATCACACGACCATCGTGACGGGCTTCAATGAAAACGGTGAGCCACTTGTCAATGCACATACGGTTTTCGCACGCCAAAGGAATTGGCGCTATACAACGTCACCGGCTTATTCAGATGATACGAGGTATATTTTCTTTCATATTAAAGATTCGTTCACATGA
- a CDS encoding glycerophosphodiester phosphodiesterase — MKIYAHRGASGTFPENTLAAFEEAARLDIHGVEFDVHLTKDGELVVIHDETIDRTSNGEGYVKDLTLAELRAFDYGSWFGSEFAGEKIPTLEEVLAVFQQTTYHVNIELKSDIFPYEGMGEKVLHVIEKMGMAERVVISSFDHETVQDFKKLAPHIEVAILTMEVLVDAYDYARFIPADALHIFLPTALRKMAKEALVKGAILRVYTVNDVENAIALQKIGIHAIFTDYPEKMLLAVGKGS, encoded by the coding sequence GTGAAGATTTATGCACATCGCGGTGCATCAGGCACGTTTCCTGAAAATACACTCGCTGCATTTGAAGAAGCAGCTCGACTCGATATTCATGGAGTAGAATTCGATGTCCATCTAACAAAAGATGGAGAACTAGTCGTAATTCATGACGAAACAATTGACCGTACGTCCAATGGTGAAGGGTATGTAAAAGACTTAACGTTAGCGGAACTGCGTGCTTTTGACTACGGCAGCTGGTTCGGAAGTGAATTTGCAGGAGAGAAGATACCTACTCTGGAAGAAGTATTAGCAGTTTTCCAACAAACAACATATCACGTAAATATCGAACTGAAATCAGATATATTTCCATATGAAGGCATGGGGGAGAAGGTCCTGCACGTGATTGAAAAGATGGGAATGGCGGAAAGGGTCGTCATCTCATCGTTTGATCACGAAACAGTTCAGGATTTCAAGAAACTAGCTCCTCATATTGAAGTCGCCATATTGACTATGGAAGTACTGGTGGATGCATATGACTACGCACGTTTCATTCCAGCGGACGCACTGCATATATTCCTTCCGACTGCCCTTCGCAAAATGGCGAAAGAGGCATTAGTAAAAGGAGCGATCCTTCGCGTCTACACCGTGAATGATGTTGAGAATGCGATTGCATTGCAGAAAATTGGTATACATGCAATTTTTACTGATTATCCAGAGAAAATGTTGCTAGCGGTCGGTAAAGGCTCTTGA